Within Rhipicephalus microplus isolate Deutch F79 chromosome 9, USDA_Rmic, whole genome shotgun sequence, the genomic segment ttcctcgtacgtcgggtagttcgagaagagctcgtacgacttcaagcaggtgacgttcaccaccaatgctcgttcgccgcgtgccccgaaccacctccctactggatgcgagagcgccatgtcgaaaaccgaccacgcacagaaactgcagattttacctcgcggtttccgttttccccgacgggtcacggccaccaccggatgtcatcatttcgacgtgccgctgcggacctccgaccctcgtcaaccaggcctctaccagaagattactatgcgcCATCACAAAATGTTCTTGCGGAGCACGACCTGTCTCCGCAGGAcccttctgccacctctgctcctgctaatgttAGCCGACAAGTCCTTGTTTGCTACACATGCgatctcccagggcatattttgCTTTTTGTCCCAGACAGCAGCCTgcgccgccacgtttttcgacgaatccggctcgtatgtacgaaacgcctgtgccgccacgttttttcgacgtacccgcctcgtatgcacgaaacctggacctctcacctGGCCAACCActgtccccgacagcaatggcctaacgaatttcgcagcgagtcccccgcctccgagcgaagcctgacgccgcctctgACACtgtcccgccggtcgccgtctccgcgtcgtcggtcaccttccccgcatcagctggaaAACTAACTGgtgcaaccgatggaggtgcggtcgcgggacggtcagtttcgccaattactccttctgctgtgatgttgatgaacaaagtgcgtgtgtgtatagacggtgtagatactcttgctcttgtagacactggtgctgctgtttcggttatgagtcTTTGTtgcaaacatcgtttcttgggtcacaaagttatgttcgcgtggaatcgtaaggaaacttttcgtggagttggaggcgaagcgttataccctgttggtatttgttcagttgtactcgcgattggtggacaaaatttccgagttgaattcactgtactggctcgcgcaactcatgacgtcattttagggatagacctccttcatgaatgcgacgctacgcttgactgtggaactggagagattcttctacaaagtacgttgcccgctgcagtagttgacgattttccgactctgcccatcgatgcgctttcgttgtctgaagatgtgacgatccctggtcagacagcagtgtttgtacccgtatgctcttctcatgtccgctcaggaccctgcactagacttgtggagcctgatcatgcaaacgccatcaagaagaatgtgctggtcccacggtctgtccttacagccatcgacggacatgcttgcttgtgggcgctcaacgcagcctcagagcctgttgttctaccagccggattcaaactgggaacgttcgaggagcaggccacaattgacgtcagaatggtctcagagtctccagccatcagtcagactgcgcccaactactcagcgaGACGAAACGTATCATtaataagtcgttgccttcttccgagcagaatgtcctcgagaaggtgcttacacgctacgcgggagtctttgatttcgctcaaaacaagcgttgttccatgttgcccgaatcccgtatgcaccaccgcatcaacacgggagatgctacaccgatacgccagaaaccctatcgcgtatccccgtcagagaggcaagtgatcgccaatcaggtcaacgacatgctgcagaaaggcgttattcaagagtcaagcagtccctgggcagctcctgttatattggtaaaaaagaaagacaactcttggcgattttgtgtagactaccgccgtctcaacgccgtcacaaagaaagacgtgtgtccgctaccacgcatcgacgatgctgttaattgtctgcactcggccgcatacttttcgtccgtcgacctaaggtctggatactggcaaataccaatgcatccgtctgacaaagagaagactgcttttgtcacgcctgatgggttatttgaattcaacattatgccgtttggcttttgcaatgccccagctaccttcgagcgattcaagGACTtcatccttcgcggtctcaaatgggagatatgtatgtgttatctcgatgatgtaattatttttggctagacattccacgagcacaaccatcggcttagcgttgttctagattgcgtcaaacaagctggtctcgttttaaacgcaaagaagtgtcattttggggagcgtcaagcccttgtgcttggatatctagtcgacagggacggtatacggCCAGCCCCGCaaaaaatcagtgctgtccgagacttcaagcaaccaacgtctgtgaaggatctccgtagctttgTGGGACTGTGTTCTTATTTttgtcggtttatcaaagacatcgcccagcttgctcatcccctgacagagttgttccgcaaaaacgccccattccgatggaccgttgagtgtgaggctgctttcgagcagctgaagtatttgcttacttccgggcctcACTTGTGCCATTTTGACACGGaagcactcacggaactgcatacagatggtagtggtatcggtgttggtgTCGTGCTAGTTCAGTATCACGACAGCTGCCAGCACGTCGTGGCCTATGCAAGTCGtgctttgactaaggcggagaggaattgtacggtcaccgaactgtaatgtcttgcagttgttttcgccgtccaaaggttcagaccttatttgtacggccggcagttcaagattgtcacagatcatcattctctttgttggctCGTCGGACTACGCGACCCAACTGGTCGGTTGGCTcgttgggccttacggcttcaagaatataacttttctgtgacctacaagagcggtcgatgtcacgcagatgccgactgcttatctcgtcttccatctccggCTGTGGATGAtgatttcgacaactacctggccgcaatctcatccaactgCCCAAATTTAgacgtcttccgtcacgagcaacagcgtgacccttcgctgaaaccaatgattgatgtggcttgTAGCTCTAAACGcatgattcatgacgccctactatatcgcaagaattactccagccatggttccacactactcctcgtcgtgccagaatgcctgcgtcttgcggtattccaagccatgcacgatgacatcacgtttgggcaccttggatttgcccaaACGCTTCActgtatccgacaacgtttttactggcctcgactctggaagaccaccaagcactacgtcgcaaatcgtgatgtctgccaacgccacaaacaacctaccccaccattggccggcccactgcagccggttaagccaccgacatcaccattcgaaaaagttgGCATAGATTTAGAGGGCCCTTTCCCCAATTCTACCACCGGctgccgctggattattgtgtgcgtagattccctcacgcggtatactgaaacgatggcggttgcttcagccacatcatctgatgtgtcatggtttcttctgcacTCGATCATACaccgtcacggggcccctcgtgtggtgataagtgatcgcggccggcagtttaccgctgacgtttttgaagagttgctacggctttgtggctgtcagtatcgccattccacgccataccaccctcagaccaacggcctcactgagcgcaccaatcgtaccatcatcaacatgctttcgatgtacgtcgcagcggatcacaagaactgggatgccgtattaccttttgttacatacgcctttaataccgcgaaacacgaagtcacaggttatacgcctttctttcttctctatgctcgtcgtccccaagtttccttgacaccatacttcctttttcgTCGAACGAAAACGCcggtgtcgcgcagactttgtgtcgcgccgaagaagctcgtcgacttgctcggctccgaactctttccgcccacgcttgCGCGAAAGGCCGTTACAACGCACAACACCCGCCcctgactttcgctacaggtgatttggtctggctgtggacgcccgttcgaaagaagggactttgccagaagtttctttctaagtactcaggaccattcgtcattactcactgcctaagtgacatcacttacgctatgtcgctgcttgcgagtgcTGCCAGGGTCGCAAACGTCCTACTCTccgtacggctggcctgctccaacctatcgacattcccccggaaccattcttccgcgtcggcctcgacttgctcggagccccgccgcagtggtctagtggctaaggtcgcgggttcaaatcccagctgcggcggctgcatttccaatggaggcggaaatgtcgtaggcccgtgtgctcagatttgggtgcacgttaaagaaccccaggtggtcgaaatttccggagccctccactacggcgtctctcataatcatatggtggttttgggacgttaaaccatactaatcaatcaatcgacttgctcggacctttcccaacgtccatgtcaggcaacaaatggatcgctgtcgcatcAGACTATGCGACCAGGTATActataactcgtgccttgccaagtagctgcgctacagacgttgcagactttctactgaatgacgtcattctgcggcatggggctccgcgccagcttctgacggatcgtggccgctgcttcctcgcaaaagttacggacgaaatcctccgtagctgctctaccgaacatcaccttaccactgcctaccatccccagaccaacggtctcacagagcgccacaaccgaactcttacagacatgttgtccatgtacgtctctgctgatcaccgtgactgggacgcaatgctcccctacgttacgtttgcgtacaattcatcaaggcatgacaccgccagctattctccgttctttcttctgtacggccgcaaccctgccttgccattcgacacactccttccttctgatactaccgaaccaacggtgtatgctcaggacgttgcttctcgagcccgcgttgctcgccaaatcgcgcacactaggctcactgcttctcaggcctcacaaaaagtccgctacggtgactggcaccgcgacgttgactaccctgctgactctctcgtcctactttggacgccgcatcgacgtgaaggcttgtgcgagaagctttttccacgatacaccgggccctacaaagttctccgcaaggtcactaacgtcgactacctcatcactcccgttgaaCCACTTTCATCTTCTGCCACAACACCTACTGATGTTGTCCATGTGTTGCGACTAAAACGCTACTACACTGCCAGTCGTGATTGACTTAGCGGCACCGTGACAGCACTTCGTCCGCCgagggtgatattacgaggcagtgggcatggctccgcctcGTCGTAGACGCATCGttgaagaagaagcggattcggcACGCGAGATCCTAGCAACCCTGAGGTGTCACACCTagctgtaaatattgcaaatacactcctttctatcttccgtgtatttgtaatccccgtaacaatatatatatatatatatccacaggGCAACCTTTCAAAACAGCCCCTTCGGGATTGGCCCATACTTTTGGTAAAAGAAAAATGTGCGTGCTGACAGGTAAACGACCATGGCACCTGAAGAATGGTTAATGCTAGTTACTTAAAAAGTGCTCTGCAATTTTTTCGCTTAATTAGCAAGAAAAATACCGGGCTTATGCTACCTATATTGGCAATGCTTTTCAGCAGGTTATGGTGAAATGTCAGCCTACGTTTGAAAACAAGTACTAGGAAAGTATTCCCATTTATGTTGTAAAGCACTGCTCAGCTTGACATTCATGAGTATGCCTTATTTATCGCTTATAACTCGCATGAAATGTACAGAAAATGCGGAGCCAAAGTCAAGGTGTGAATCATATGTGAATTTCGGTGGCTATGCTTTGTGGCGCTGCCTTATGATAACGCAAGGAAGGTAACTTCACAAcaattagtgtttttttttttctgttttatgaaGCTGAAACTTATGTGCAGTGGTACTGGTGGTGGAAaacattttattacagaaaatgtaGCAGAGAGTTGCGGCACATTGCATGTTTTGAGTGGCAATACCTTATTCCGGGATGCCAATCATAGTTAGCCGCTGCTCGAGCGTGCCTCACCAAGGAGCGTTGAGCATCTAAGGTCtagcagccgagcaggtactcctcccaagcctctctactTGGGATgggaaaagggggtgaaaaaTGAAGGGGTTGGTGGGGCACGAAGCGACTACATGGTAGGTGTTGGCCAGGACCTGGCAGGTCGAGCAGGCACTACAGGCAAAaaatgcctggcgaccgccggactgagaTAGGTGTTTGTGCAAAGCCGGCGTAGCATTCGCTCGTTTGCTTTCTCCAGTCCGTATGCGGGGTCTGGGTAGAGGTGGTGCGAAGCCTGGTAATAAGCAAGAATTTCGCGAAAGTGTGTCAGGTTCATATTGCCAGATTCTGACTctggacatggaggggcaacggcccggatgaAAGAAGCGTGGGCAGTGGCAttcgccgcctcgttgccgggcggGCTCGAGTGGCCTGGGGTTCATACTGTACGAATGGAGTGAGGGTTAAAGCACCAAGAGGCTGCCCAAAGTAGGTGAGCTGCCAGCGGCgcgatggaaccctgaaggtattgGGAACAGGCCAGGCGCAAGTCCATCAGGATGGTGAGTGAAGTGGGATGCGAGgcggccaaagcaatggcaaccTCCTCAGCTTGCGTCACAGTGTTGGCTCTAAAGGAGAGTCCATCGACGTGTTTTCTCTCCGTGATCACGGCGGCTGTGAAGTGACCCGAAGGGGATGGGCCGAGACGATTACGTGAAAACGCTAGAGCGATCAGAGTGTCGCGCCTGAAGCGCGTGGAACGTGCTAGTCCCCGACCGGGATGTAGCTCGGGTTTTATGATGCGGGGTAATGGTACCACCCATAGTTTTTGCCGCCAAAGTTTCGGTATGGGCGTAGGAGTATTTTGGTCAGTGATCGCATTGAGGCCGAATGTGCAGTGGCAGTATATATGCAGGAAAATAAGGTATGCTCACTAAACAAAACTTCTAGTTTGTGTATTTTACATTTGAACCAGCACTGTGTTCTCATTTCCTTCACTACAAGGAGCGTTTGAGATGGCAAAGCTTCCGCAATAGGACACAGGTCGTGTTTTCTGTTGCATTTCACAGTGTTGTTTATGCTTGCTTCTGTTCTAGAGATCATTTATTCGCTTATGTGGATTTCATTCTAAGAAAGCTTGGCTTTGTCTTGGCAGCCCTCTTTGCAGTTATCCTGTCCAAGGTGGTTCTGACTTACACATGCCATGTTTTGGGAGGTGTCTGTGCGGGCGTGGCAGTGCCCGACCTGTGCCGTAACGGTGCCGGCCTTGTCACATTTGACACGTTCCACAGGGATGTTGCTACCAAGCAGGTGGGTGCAATAGACCTCTTTCATAATCCTCAAGTGCGTTTCCCACCAGTGCGCTGCACATTCACCCAACTAATGGCGGCACATGTTTTGCTGCAAACTGAGGCTTGTCTCTTTAGTGTGCTTTTGTGAAGAGAGCCGAATCCATACATTTTGCGGCATAGTGTAATCAAATTCACACTTGGACACGCTGTTTGTAATAGGGGACGAGCTGCCATCAGTTGGGCTAACTGCACTGCAGGACATTTAGCTTCACCATTTCGAAAAGGCCTATGACAAGAAAATGTGTTTGCTGCAACAGAGTCAAAGAAACATGAACTACAGAAAAGCACAGTTTTATCTCTCTTATCTATCTCCACTGTCAGTCACATTGAATGAGAGTCAGAACAGTTTCGAATGCTCATTGAACTTGCTTGCCGcgttcatcatcagcctgactatgcctaCTGCACGGCAGAGGCCTCTCCCGTGATCTGGCAATCAACCAggccttgtgctttctgctgccacgttatacagatgagcccacatataacggccccattTGAAACGAACGATATGTGCGTGACCGTGGAAATGTACATTATTTCAATGGCACAAAAACGCACTTACAATGAACGTTTCTGAGCGTCGCCGATCGGTTACAACGAATAAAGTCGGTGCTCCGGCGACTTCCcaggaaaccactttcgaccaccgatAAGCCATAATAAAGTTcttcataccataccatacctaTAAGCCATCGGCAATgtgcccatagattcttattgttaaataCCAACCTTGTCAACCTCCGCAACACCAACCGTTTTCTGTTACGCACCCCCTTCGTCCTTTGCCCCCCGGCTACTCTGAGCACCCAACATCATCAGACGATgccagtgttttcacactgccactgatCTTTCCAAGACCGGTCGGCCAAGTACTCTCCCCTCAGTCTTGTTCCACTCGCCGGCCTGGAGTAACCAGACCATTTTCCAGCACTGTCGGCCATTGAATGTACCAGACTTTCGGTGTCTGTGTCTTGTTTGGATCAATGTCATATCGCTTCAGTGCACGCGCTTGCGCTACCTACCGACTTCAACAATTCCCGATTCATTTTGTGTTTAAGACTTGTTCTCGTTCACACATGGCTGAGCATGCCCTCCGCACGCGTTCATAAGCATAAAAACAGCTTTCACACGGAACAAATCACGAATTATTAAAGTCAGCGGGGCTGCACCAAGTTCGCTGGCACTACAATGCAATTCTCTGACCTCTGTGCGCGCAGACCGCTCTCTCAAGTTTCTCCACGTGCGAGTTGTGTGTTTCGTTGGCCTTGCAATCAAGCTACCCGAGCTGCCTGCTTTTCGCGTGtcttggttttcaaggtcgccttcTCGCTGTATGCTCCTCAGAGCAGTTCCACGCGTGCTGGATTCTATGTCGTGCATGCACGTCTTGCTCGTTGTTGGTGTGCATGTGTGGTTAGGATGACGTACGAGAAGCCTGCTGCACTTTTTTCTGCGGCTCAACGAAACGTCGAAAATGTGATCGCTTGGCTTGGGTGTAATTCGCACATTCAAGGCTTATTATAGGTTCTGCGTTGTGGAGCGCCTGCTCATATCTGTTGACCGCCCggcagccaacttgccacttCAGGTGGCCCTGTACTCGGCTGCGGAGGTTGCAAGGGCTTTTTGGGTGGCGGTGATGGCTACATGTGTGCAAAGCTGTTTTTGCGAGgctgacttcgtcgacgtcggacccgatgccgagcctgaagcttccgaacaggactaATCCGGTGTCGATTTGTGGCAGCACGTCCTCGACTCCGACATAGGAGGGCgtgtgggacatctgttgcgatgatttAATTACAGCCGATAATGATGCCAACGCTGTGGAACCGTGCAcgaattagggcattgtgaatggaGTGCACGGCAATAGCGATTTGGAGGAATAGGATAGCAAGGACGACGAAACTTGTAGGACGACAAAACAAGCATGCTTGTAGCGATTGGCTACATTAATAGACTCAGGCAGCTTGTAAATGCCACGGACTTCGGCGAAGAGCGCGCCGTGGCTTTAAACTCGAGACCATTCTTATATCTTTGGCTCTTCGAAACACCTGCATCACAgactttttggggggggggggggagtgtgtgTTCTCACTTGCAACTCTTTTCAAACCTGTGCTTTTCATACACTACGAACTtcggatacagcgaacggatgtcGCGTCACACTCAGGTTCGTTATAGGCGGGCTAGActgtacctgcaaactttttattctcatcAGCCCGCCTAACTTACTGTCTTCCCcttgtgcgtttgccttctttgggaatccagtcagttacccttaatgacaagcaattatcctgcctacgcactacttCCCAGCCCATGTCGGTTTCTTATTCTTGATTttgactatgatatccttaaccctggttccCTCTGATCTCTTATCTTTTAAGGTTACATGTtaaccttaagagataagaaCCATTCACCTTAAGCTTGCCACGTTACCCTGCTCTAATTTCAGGTGCCACAAAACCAGGCTAGCAGTGCTCCTACGACCGCAGCTGCCCCCAGCAGTGCAGCTGGACCAGTGCAGCTGCCTGAGGCACGCAGCCATGTCCAGGAGGCACCTGGCACTGGCGAGAAGCTCACGGTGGTCACTCTTCCAGAGGCCGATGTCATCTATGCCGTGCCCGAAAACAGCTACGTGGTGCGCCGCCAAGAAGGGTCGTACGTGGCTCCCCCCGGCAACAGCCGACTGGCACCATTTTTTCCCACCTACACACGAGTTGCAATTGAATGACATCGTCTGTCGCAAGAGTCACATAGTACATTGAGGGCTGGTTGTGAAAACTAGCATCCTGATGAATACAGCCACCAAAAGTGTCCTCGTCCACTTTTCCCGCCTCTCAAACAGACTTTAGTCGTTGTGGTCTTTGcaggtcatagagtttcctataaacacactagaggaaactctggtgttagtgtctatgggagttgcaatgCTCGGCActtcagcgaacatgggaatgatgggtagcacacggatttgtctaatcttcgtccTTCTCGCTTCATTACGGTTCGTGTGGTTTGAAGCTGTTTTGCTGCAACacgacaatcagcaaatgttgaGCTGTAGTTGCACTTCACCTCCTTCATCTTTtaagcttaccatttcaaatcgggtcataAAGTTCGAAAGGTTTTGCtcttttctttaaaacaaaactgaaacacggcaataaacgaagTCACAAGTGCAATTCGAGGCCCACAAGTACGGAGACTAGGGAAACCCGTGTCTGAACAGTCACAGTGCCAGAGTCCGCTTCATTTTAGTAAATTCTATGTTGCAGGTGGCTTACTTCGGAGACTTTCTGTGTTTGTGTTTCCTGTACGTTCTGCCGAAGATGTGGCACTGCTTTTGTCGCTATTCATGTTGTGACTTCGCATAGACGTCACAGCCACATGAAGGTCATACAGGCTGTGTATACTCTACCAGTAGTTGACATCTGTGCTGTCTGATCTTCCCATCCCTTACAGCTGAAGCTTTGTCGCCTCTAGGTTCCGTTTTCCTCTTTTTACTTCACCAACGATGTCAAAGCAAAATATGACAGTTAACTTATCTCCATGCTTTTGGTGCCGCTGATTCATCAAAAATGTCACATGCTAGTTTTCCACGTGGTAAAATCTTCTTGTGCTGGTTTGATGTCTTCTGTATGTCTCTTGCCATGTTGTTCTTTGGgtcatatatttttctttttttgtgttgcaTTCACTCATCAGAAAATAGAGTGTGGTATTTGGAAAATTCTCATTTTACTAAGGATCCACTGCATAGAGGCAAAAAACTGAGAAACAAAGCGTGAAAGATTTCTAAAGGTGTATTTAGATTACCACCAGCTCATATACTTGaagtatagcaaattttaaaGTGTAACATGTTATACAAACTATCACTTGTATTCTACCGAAAATCAAATCCTGCTGCGATTCAAAGCTGCTTACACTTCTTTTGAGTCAAAGAGAATGGAATTGACACATGCTTTTTGTCAGTTTTTAACTTTTGTGcgggttagttgggtcatgacaaatacgctaatttttctttataatatgtgctatatatattattttaatttgctttgaacctaaaatttatcattcgcacaagcctaaaaaAAAACCTGTCTTGTTGACGTCCCACCCGTTTGAGTGCGCGGCCCTTAGCTGAGGCCAGGGACAGGTGGTACGTAAATACGTTTTCAGCATTGTTGGCTCTCTTGATCTCTGGCCCAGCTGTGAACTCCTCCAACTGGAAGCGGATGGTTATGTGATGGCGTGGCGGTTGGCCAAAACAGCGGTTCAGTCCGTCACATGAATCCACCATAAGGAATACTTTTTCAATGAGCTTCCGTGTGCAACAGCTGTCTTCTTGGTGTGAGGCAGTGAAGCAAGCAGGACTGGTATCTCTGAAGCATCAACTGCCATGAACATTTCTGGTGGACTTTTTTTGTGCTATTTTCAGCATTGGATTATGATTTGAAATGCCAGCTATGGTGTTGCTTGCACCATTCATAATACATCTCGGGCACTGCAGTGGTGAAGTCAGTACATGCATAAAATATAGTGTTAGATAGAACTGCACCAAAAGTATATTGATAATACTTTCAACTTGTTAGTTCATTAAACCGTTGCTGTAGTGCATCTGCCTATGCAACAGAGTTGGGAGAGTAGTTTACACTTGACCTAGATGATGAAGAAAAGTATGGCTGCATATCTCACTCATATTACTGTTTAATACTGTGCATATAATGCTATTTTCTTTTGCCACCTTGTAAGCTCATTTGCTGGGTGAAGAAAAGCCATAGCAAATGCAGTGCTTTTCTTGAAGACGTACTCGCATACTACTTATGTTTGCTACTTAATTTTTGTTTTATATTGAATCTGGATTGGTGAAATCTTGAGCCTAATCTTTTCTAGTGAATTCACCGTGCACATTGGTAGTTATATCGAACAATGTGTActgcttttattgcgatagcaattatatagataCTCTCCACTGGATTTTGTCGCtggcgtcgacgtgggtgctgCCATcgctcactgtatatgtatacgtatctatatatatgaaaacgcaagaaagaaaaagcaactgAGAAAGACTCCGGCACACAGAATCAAACGTTGAACCTCTGAGTCGTGGacgcgaggtgttaaccactgagccaccacggagcacgtccttcaaaattcaaatggcaagctattaatatctaccacttacagctGGTGATGggcatttcgggggggggggggggggactattgtgttttcagtatTGCCaacaagatggtgcaatgagctcACATAGGCGCATGTCTCGGAAGGGAAACTATCACGTTTTTcacattaccagcaagatggtgcaatgagcgcgcaACGGCACGCGTTCGCATctgccacgcgtactttgccctttGGAGTAGAGGTTAGATGCTCGCTCACGTAGCTTATCTCCCGATGGGGACAATCGTACATCTCGGCTGGCATTGCGCCTTTgttagaatgttttttttttttttacaaccgttgcagaaacacttctttcatgaatctgttttcatgattttttttttgtgctgtcggTTTGTTGGTTATTGTTTACATAATGTGCTGTCACAACGTGCCTTCGTTTTTCGTGGTGCTATTGATGTTCCAACAAACTCTCTACTTTTTACCTCAGCGCTGTATAAACCTCGTCTTCACGAATGTAGTGGTCCCACAAATCTAACACATGGACAAAACTTTTGAAGACCtggggtttaaaaaaaaaaggacacatgGATGATAAAAATGCTACGTGACAACACATATCTTGAAGGCCATAGGCTTGAAAAAAAGCTCTttggttcattgtattcatgatcACAGCTTAGATCCTGCTTAAGTGTTGTGTTCTGCATCTAGGAATACATGTATAGCCTTCTGCAGAAGTATCTAGGCTGCCATGCGATTTCACTTTGTCTTGCGATGGCTCAGTGTGGTCCCTGCTGGA encodes:
- the LOC119163392 gene encoding uncharacterized protein LOC119163392, whose protein sequence is MASREKAKGQHETTKSGRLPRRWVACFVLAIIQLIIGLGLLAVGAADVVFTLDHKCKDRTGASFLQGVVCVVSGAFALAAYSPRRVRTQGHPNRVLVAVHVLLSFLVAVVSFNVVTCLATYTGDRTTALFAVILSKVVLTYTCHVLGGVCAGVAVPDLCRNGAGLVTFDTFHRDVATKQVPQNQASSAPTTAAAPSSAAGPVQLPEARSHVQEAPGTGEKLTVVTLPEADVIYAVPENSYVVRRQEGSYVAPPGNSRLAPFFPTYTRVAIE